The Moraxella haemolytica genome window below encodes:
- the holA gene encoding DNA polymerase III subunit delta — translation MQQRFLPLFKQLLTAQNAPPITGFWLVHSDEPLMISWLIDACRPIWRANEQTIKRIELSSSRSWSEVVTELDSLSLFGDTSAIIISGNHKPKADKEGLANIMATLERIAQSTPHHLIWYLPKQDKKSLATKAVKLFDTHGLIIDANIYNEQMRHDVLQVQAKQLGITLTPDAWQLLLSHTENNLLTAHQNLWRLSLLYPNNAQPIDLAMLNTCLVDGAEFSVFDLSEQLLMANATKALNILQHLQDVGTAPSIILWALNKDARLILQLQSGKSAGDLGIWQSKIQSYTQTAHRTHGMSGNWLRWIYEIDCAIKGIYDADVWLMMRQLCLSMCGLSSQQSRIH, via the coding sequence ATGCAGCAGCGTTTTTTACCACTATTTAAGCAGTTATTAACTGCACAAAATGCACCACCCATTACAGGTTTTTGGTTGGTGCATTCTGATGAGCCACTCATGATTTCTTGGCTGATTGATGCCTGTCGTCCCATCTGGCGTGCCAATGAACAAACCATCAAACGCATTGAGCTTAGTAGCTCTAGGTCATGGAGCGAGGTGGTTACTGAACTTGATAGCTTAAGTCTATTTGGTGATACCAGTGCAATCATTATTAGTGGCAATCATAAACCTAAAGCCGACAAAGAAGGTCTTGCCAACATTATGGCAACACTTGAGCGTATTGCCCAAAGCACCCCCCATCATCTGATTTGGTACTTACCCAAACAAGATAAAAAGTCTCTAGCCACCAAAGCGGTTAAGCTATTTGACACGCATGGTCTTATTATTGATGCCAATATTTATAACGAGCAGATGCGTCATGATGTTTTGCAGGTACAAGCTAAGCAGTTAGGGATCACCCTAACACCCGATGCGTGGCAACTTTTATTATCACACACCGAAAACAATCTACTGACCGCTCATCAGAACCTGTGGCGACTGTCTTTATTATACCCAAATAACGCACAACCTATTGACCTTGCCATGCTAAATACCTGCTTGGTTGATGGGGCTGAATTTAGCGTATTTGATTTGTCCGAACAACTACTCATGGCAAATGCTACCAAAGCCTTGAATATCTTACAGCACCTACAAGATGTTGGCACTGCCCCGAGCATCATATTATGGGCATTAAATAAAGACGCAAGGCTTATTTTACAGTTACAATCAGGCAAATCAGCAGGTGATCTGGGTATTTGGCAAAGCAAAATTCAATCATACACCCAAACCGCCCACCGCACACATGGCATGAGTGGTAATTGGCTTAGATGGATTTATGAGATTGACTGTGCCATTAAAGGTATTTATGATGCCGATGTTTGGTTAATGATGAGGCAACTGTGTCTATCAATGTGCGGTTTATCATCACAACAAAGCCGTATACACTAA